A window from Borrelia sp. P9F1 encodes these proteins:
- a CDS encoding 6-phosphogluconolactonase yields MEFLYSNKESDLSGRFFDFFLSSVSQDDFTSIGICGGRNIISFLNVFNKNNYSLKKSHFFLVDERCVDLGSDESNFRLLSEGFFLEMIEKNLIHSSNLHPFIYDEFDEASSIHNYNVEFNSRFTRLDISILSVGEDGHIASLFPSRKLLFSEMEGYQYEYDAPKSPSKRISLTPKSLRLSKSCVLLFMGEEKRGALENFLNAEISLKECPAKIFNGFSRLLVLTNIEGVYAGS; encoded by the coding sequence ATGGAATTTTTATACTCTAATAAAGAAAGCGATTTGAGTGGTAGGTTCTTTGATTTTTTTTTAAGTAGCGTTAGTCAGGATGATTTTACTAGCATTGGGATTTGCGGTGGACGCAATATTATTTCTTTTTTAAATGTTTTTAATAAGAATAATTATTCACTTAAGAAGTCTCATTTTTTTTTAGTAGATGAGAGATGTGTTGATCTTGGTAGTGATGAGAGTAATTTTAGGCTTTTGAGTGAAGGATTTTTTTTGGAAATGATAGAAAAGAATTTAATCCACAGTTCTAACCTGCACCCGTTTATTTATGATGAGTTTGATGAAGCGTCTTCCATCCACAATTACAACGTTGAATTTAATTCTAGATTTACAAGATTAGACATCAGTATTTTGTCTGTTGGTGAGGATGGGCATATTGCTTCACTTTTCCCTTCAAGAAAGCTTTTGTTTTCTGAGATGGAAGGATACCAGTATGAATATGATGCTCCAAAATCTCCAAGTAAAAGAATAAGTTTGACTCCTAAGTCTTTAAGATTGTCTAAGTCTTGCGTTTTGCTCTTTATGGGGGAAGAGAAGAGGGGTGCTTTGGAAAATTTTTTAAATGCAGAGATTTCTTTAAAGGAGTGCCCAGCCAAGATTTTTAATGGATTTTCCCGTTTATTGGTTCTTACAAATATTGAGGGGGTCTATGCAGGATCCTAG
- a CDS encoding flagellar motor switch protein FliG, which yields MQDPRLSKYQNAKNLGTKTFNTSYRENLSGKSSDAEMQGSMLKSWINLVKKDKRVSEGEQVSLKESQRLGFIRRESKITKIAKYFLAIGLDRSSKIMSELDDDHIISITEEIARIKYITPSDKRRIIEEFEELVRRESRCLKIDNKFTYELLNKSLSKSKAKEIYKRVTGIDPFVPFDYLSGVEHEQLWALIRDENVKTLLIIYNYLAREQKKYVFSMLEDDIKKQFIKELAKPRQFNMGMVEIISDRLKGRFEIQGKIKTEKLDGSRILVDILSYMDSEDEKNLLKNIDMKALNPVKDSEIKEKIFDIDVILRIADNDMHNILREFTDNNIAILIKDKSDEVRNKILLNVSRRRKEIILEEESFLRRVKRKDVRQMTASFLDYIKELILNGALTVYRKNEEFV from the coding sequence ATGCAGGATCCTAGACTTTCTAAGTATCAGAATGCGAAAAATTTAGGAACCAAAACTTTTAACACCAGTTACAGGGAAAATTTGAGTGGCAAAAGTTCTGATGCGGAGATGCAAGGTTCGATGCTGAAGTCTTGGATTAATCTTGTTAAGAAGGATAAGCGCGTATCTGAGGGTGAACAGGTATCTCTTAAGGAATCTCAAAGGCTGGGATTTATTCGTAGAGAAAGTAAGATTACAAAGATAGCAAAGTATTTCCTAGCTATTGGGCTTGATAGATCGTCAAAGATTATGTCTGAGCTTGATGATGATCATATAATCTCTATTACCGAAGAAATTGCCAGGATTAAGTATATTACTCCCAGTGATAAAAGGCGAATCATCGAAGAATTTGAAGAGCTGGTCAGGCGTGAAAGCAGATGTTTAAAGATTGATAATAAATTTACTTATGAGTTGTTGAATAAGTCTTTGAGTAAGTCAAAAGCAAAGGAAATTTATAAGAGAGTTACGGGAATTGATCCTTTTGTGCCTTTTGATTATTTATCTGGTGTCGAACATGAACAGCTTTGGGCTTTAATTAGGGATGAGAATGTGAAGACTCTACTTATAATATACAATTACTTGGCTAGAGAACAGAAGAAGTATGTTTTTTCTATGTTAGAAGATGACATTAAAAAACAATTTATTAAAGAACTTGCTAAGCCAAGGCAATTCAATATGGGTATGGTTGAGATTATTTCTGATAGGCTGAAGGGTAGGTTTGAAATTCAGGGGAAGATTAAGACTGAGAAATTAGATGGGTCTAGAATATTGGTTGATATTTTAAGTTACATGGATTCTGAGGATGAGAAAAATCTTTTAAAGAATATTGATATGAAGGCCTTGAATCCAGTAAAAGATAGTGAGATTAAGGAGAAGATATTTGACATTGATGTAATACTGCGTATTGCAGATAATGATATGCATAATATTTTAAGGGAATTTACAGATAATAATATTGCCATCCTTATTAAGGATAAAAGTGATGAGGTTAGAAATAAGATTCTTTTAAACGTCTCAAGGAGGCGTAAAGAAATTATTTTAGAAGAAGAGTCTTTTTTAAGAAGAGTAAAGAGAAAGGATGTTAGGCAAATGACTGCATCCTTTCTCGATTACATTAAAGAGTTGATCTTAAATGGTGCGCTGACGGTGTATAGAAAGAACGAGGAGTTTGTT
- a CDS encoding SIMPL domain-containing protein yields the protein MVLGRVLGLFSLLAVLLSSWILSNGISNIGIKNENYITVKGLSEREVVSNSSSWNLQYELVGNTVDEINRLNNANLIAVKEFFVGYGFNESDIKIGSMNFNIGNYQGTLYKYNAYASLNVYTRDVDKMEQASNNIIKLYNKGVLLTSNFGPNYYFDKINDVKPEMLADSIKNAKLAALEFANNSGATLGKIKNASQGYFEFLPVDRSLGSHELYLRKMLRVVTTVSYYLD from the coding sequence GTGGTGTTGGGGCGAGTGTTGGGTTTATTTTCGTTATTGGCGGTTTTATTGTCGTCATGGATCTTGTCCAATGGTATAAGCAATATTGGGATTAAGAATGAAAATTACATTACTGTTAAGGGTCTAAGTGAAAGAGAAGTTGTATCAAATTCTTCAAGTTGGAATCTACAGTATGAGCTAGTTGGTAATACTGTGGATGAAATTAATAGGTTAAATAATGCAAATTTGATAGCAGTAAAAGAATTTTTCGTTGGTTACGGCTTTAATGAAAGTGACATAAAGATTGGATCTATGAACTTTAATATTGGAAATTATCAAGGAACTCTCTACAAGTATAATGCATATGCTTCTTTAAATGTTTATACTAGGGATGTTGATAAGATGGAACAGGCAAGCAATAACATTATCAAGCTTTACAATAAGGGAGTGCTCTTAACTAGTAATTTTGGGCCAAATTATTATTTTGATAAAATCAATGATGTTAAACCTGAAATGCTGGCAGATTCCATTAAAAATGCTAAATTGGCGGCCTTGGAGTTCGCAAATAATTCGGGTGCTACTTTGGGAAAAATTAAAAATGCAAGTCAGGGGTACTTTGAATTTCTTCCAGTTGATAGAAGTTTGGGAAGTCATGAGCTTTATTTAAGGAAGATGTTAAGGGTTGTTACTACAGTTTCTTATTACTTGGATTAG
- the dusA gene encoding tRNA dihydrouridine(20/20a) synthase DusA, whose translation MLIKRKISIAPMVDVTDAHFRYLVRLLSKKVTLYTPMISAKSITMGDLSKVVKQTSTDSPIAIQIATNCENDAARAIEILENKFNFDEYNLNIGCPSPRVQNANYGACLMKNPAQVGRILQAMRKNTNKPVSIKNRIGIRNHEKNYYEETYTELKQFVDKIATFEIKNFIIHARLAVLNGYSPKHNRNIPKLRHEFVYKLKQEHKNLFIETNGGINNNKHIKEHLLHVDSVMIGRAAAENPYFIATASREFLEEKEQIPTRKELLLQMAEYIREYNDYFSISTVLKHIMGIMFAKEGACKFRQALTAPFPKNLKNHEILLKAMENLKDSALHSNS comes from the coding sequence ATGTTAATAAAACGAAAAATATCAATAGCACCTATGGTAGATGTTACAGATGCACATTTTCGATATCTAGTAAGACTGTTGTCGAAAAAAGTTACCCTATACACCCCCATGATTTCTGCAAAGTCAATTACAATGGGCGACTTAAGCAAGGTTGTAAAGCAAACTTCTACAGATTCTCCAATTGCGATTCAGATAGCAACAAACTGTGAAAACGACGCTGCTAGAGCGATAGAAATTCTTGAAAACAAATTCAATTTTGATGAATATAATCTTAACATTGGCTGTCCATCTCCCCGAGTCCAAAATGCTAATTACGGAGCCTGCTTAATGAAAAATCCAGCTCAAGTGGGCAGAATCTTGCAGGCTATGAGAAAGAACACAAATAAGCCAGTCTCAATTAAAAACAGAATAGGAATAAGGAACCATGAGAAAAATTACTACGAAGAAACTTATACAGAGCTTAAACAATTTGTAGACAAAATTGCAACATTTGAAATCAAAAATTTTATTATCCATGCACGATTAGCCGTATTAAATGGATACTCACCTAAACATAATAGAAATATTCCAAAACTTAGGCACGAATTTGTATACAAATTAAAACAGGAACACAAAAATTTATTTATTGAAACAAATGGAGGCATTAACAACAACAAGCATATCAAAGAACACCTATTGCACGTAGATTCCGTCATGATTGGAAGAGCAGCAGCAGAAAATCCTTACTTTATTGCAACAGCTTCAAGAGAATTTTTAGAAGAAAAAGAACAAATCCCAACAAGAAAAGAACTGTTATTACAAATGGCAGAATATATTAGAGAATACAATGATTATTTCTCAATAAGTACAGTGCTAAAACACATAATGGGAATAATGTTTGCTAAAGAAGGGGCTTGCAAATTCAGGCAAGCTCTAACAGCGCCATTTCCTAAAAACCTCAAAAACCATGAAATACTACTAAAAGCAATGGAAAACTTAAAAGACAGCGCTCTCCATTCTAATTCTTAG